The Euphorbia lathyris chromosome 8, ddEupLath1.1, whole genome shotgun sequence genome has a window encoding:
- the LOC136203630 gene encoding ADP-ribosylation factor 1 isoform X1, protein MGILFTRMFSSLFGNKEARILVLGLDNAGKTTILYRLQMGEVVSTIPTIGFNVETVQYNNIKFQVWDLGGQTSIRPYWRCYFPNTQAVIYVVDSSDTDRIGIAKEEFHAILEEEELKGAVVLIFANKQDLPGALDDAAVTEALELHKIKSRQWAIFKTCAVKGEGLFEGLDWLSNTLKSGSG, encoded by the exons ATGGGCATTTTGTTCACTCGCATGTTCTCTTCTCTATTCGGCAACAAAGAAGCTCGAATCCTTGTGCTTGGCCTCGACAATGCCGGAAAAACCACCATTCTAT ATCGGCTTCAAATGGGTGAGGTAGTCTCCACGATCCCAA CAATTGGATTCAATGTGGAAACTGTACAGTATAACAATATTAAGTTCCAGGTCTGGGATTTGG GTGGGCAGACAAGCATCAG GCCATACTGGAGATGCTATTTCCCAAATACTCAAGCTGTTATTTACGTGGTTGACTCAAGTGATACTGATAGAATTGGAATAGCCAAAGAAGAATTTCATGCAATCTTGGag GAGGAAGAATTGAAAGGTGCAGTTGTCCTCATTTTTGCCAACAAGCAG GATCTCCCTGGAGCACTGGATGATGCCGCTGTGACTGAGGCCTTGGAGTTGCACAAGATTAAAAGTCGCCAATGGGCCATCTTCAAGACATGTGCTGTTAAGGGTGAAGGCTTATTCGAGGGACTGGACTG GTTGAGTAATACTCTTAAGTCAGGGAGTGGCTAA
- the LOC136203630 gene encoding ADP-ribosylation factor 1 isoform X2, producing the protein MGILFTRMFSSLFGNKEARILVLGLDNAGKTTILSIGFNVETVQYNNIKFQVWDLGGQTSIRPYWRCYFPNTQAVIYVVDSSDTDRIGIAKEEFHAILEEEELKGAVVLIFANKQDLPGALDDAAVTEALELHKIKSRQWAIFKTCAVKGEGLFEGLDWLSNTLKSGSG; encoded by the exons ATGGGCATTTTGTTCACTCGCATGTTCTCTTCTCTATTCGGCAACAAAGAAGCTCGAATCCTTGTGCTTGGCCTCGACAATGCCGGAAAAACCACCATTCTAT CAATTGGATTCAATGTGGAAACTGTACAGTATAACAATATTAAGTTCCAGGTCTGGGATTTGG GTGGGCAGACAAGCATCAG GCCATACTGGAGATGCTATTTCCCAAATACTCAAGCTGTTATTTACGTGGTTGACTCAAGTGATACTGATAGAATTGGAATAGCCAAAGAAGAATTTCATGCAATCTTGGag GAGGAAGAATTGAAAGGTGCAGTTGTCCTCATTTTTGCCAACAAGCAG GATCTCCCTGGAGCACTGGATGATGCCGCTGTGACTGAGGCCTTGGAGTTGCACAAGATTAAAAGTCGCCAATGGGCCATCTTCAAGACATGTGCTGTTAAGGGTGAAGGCTTATTCGAGGGACTGGACTG GTTGAGTAATACTCTTAAGTCAGGGAGTGGCTAA
- the LOC136202935 gene encoding zinc finger protein CONSTANS-LIKE 4, with the protein MASKLCDSCKSATATLFCRADSAFLCLNCDSKVHAANKLASRHARVWVCEVCEQAPAHVTCKADAAALCVTCDRDIHSANPLARRHERVPVTPFYEAVSSAPAAKHNAINFLDERYFSDVDGDVDASREEAEAASWLLPNPPNGKIMESTDLNTGQYVFSEMDPYLDLDYAHVDPKIEAQEQNSSGADGVVPVQSKNIQAPLVNDHCYELDFTGSKTFGYGFNTQCLSHSVSSSSLDVGVVPDGGNMADISNPYINNGTSESTNQTVQLSAVDREARVLRYREKRKNRKFEKTIRYASRKAYAETRPRIKGRFAKRTDTEEVDRSSIFAFGVVPSF; encoded by the exons ATGGCTTCCAAGCTTTGCGATTCCTGCAAATCGGCGACGGCGACGCTCTTCTGCAGAGCTGATTCGGCGTTCCTTTGTCTCAACTGTGATTCCAAAGTCCATGCGGCTAACAAACTCGCGTCACGGCACGCGCGTGTTTGGGTCTGCGAAGTCTGCGAGCAAGCGCCGGCTCATGTTACTTGTAAGGCCGATGCGGCGGCGCTGTGTGTCACTTGTGACCGTGATATTCACTCTGCTAATCCTCTTGCTCGTCGGCACGAGAGAGTTCCGGTTACTCCGTTTTATGAGGCGGTTAGTTCGGCTCCTGCTGCGAAGCACAACGCTATTAACTTCCTTGATGAGCGTTACTTCTCTGATGTAGATGGCGATGTTGATGCTAGTAGGGAGGAAGCGGAGGCGGCTTCGTGGCTTCTTCCTAATCCTCCTAACGGGAAGATTATGGAGAGTACGGATCTGAATACAGGTCAGTATGTGTTTTCGGAAATGGATCCTTATTTGGATCTGGATTACGCTCATGTTGATCCTAAAATTGAAGCACAAGAGCAGAATAGCTCCGGCGCCGACGGTGTTGTACCGGTGCAGAGTAAGAATATTCAAGCTCCGTTAGTGAACGATCACTGCTATGAACTGGACTTCACTGGATCTAAAACTTTTGGTTATGGATTCAACACTCAGTGTCTGAGCCACAGT GTATCTTCTTCATCTCTCGACGTCGGAGTTGTACCGGATGGCGGCAACATGGCCGATATATCAAATCCATATATCAATAACGGTACATCGGAGTCAACAAATCAAACAGTTCAACTATCGGCGGTGGACAGGGAAGCAAGAGTGTTGAGGTACagggaaaagagaaagaacagAAAGTTTGAGAAGACGATACGATACGCATCGCGAAAGGCTTACGCCGAGACGAGACCCCGAATCAAGGGGAGATTCGCGAAACGCACCGATACTGAAGAAGTGGATCGGAGTAGTATCTTTGCATTCGGCGTTGTACCTTCGTTTTGA